From the Wolbachia endosymbiont (group B) of Protocalliphora azurea genome, one window contains:
- a CDS encoding Rpn family recombination-promoting nuclease/putative transposase, whose amino-acid sequence MALSKFLDPKLDLTFKKIFGTEKNKNILIHFLNDILGFTEINTIQEVEFLSTIMDPEIASDKQSIVDVLCRDSTGARYVIEMQLARDKGFEKRAQLYAAKAYSRQADKGGKYIDLKKVFFIAISNCNLFPDKLDYISSHTIRDEKTNEHDLKDFQFIFIELPKFPKSREEQLENVVDRWLFFFKYAEETTDEDLRKIAEKSPIIKLAYDELDKFHWNEKDLLAYEERVMDLQKEAAILEQKLDDAKHEGIQIGHQKGKIEGKIEVAKNSLKAGVSIDVIAQITGLSHSEISQLKEKT is encoded by the coding sequence ATGGCTCTTTCAAAATTTTTAGATCCTAAGCTTGATTTAACATTTAAGAAAATATTCGGTACTGAAAAAAATAAGAATATCCTTATTCACTTTTTGAATGATATTTTGGGGTTTACTGAAATAAATACTATACAAGAAGTTGAATTCCTTAGCACCATTATGGACCCTGAAATTGCCTCTGATAAGCAGAGTATTGTTGATGTTCTGTGCAGAGATTCCACTGGGGCCAGATACGTGATTGAGATGCAACTCGCTCGTGATAAAGGCTTCGAAAAACGGGCTCAATTATATGCTGCTAAGGCTTACTCAAGGCAGGCTGATAAAGGTGGTAAGTACATTGATTTAAAGAAGGTTTTCTTTATTGCTATTTCTAATTGTAATTTATTTCCTGATAAGCTTGATTATATATCTAGCCATACCATAAGAGATGAAAAAACTAATGAGCATGACTTAAAAGATTTTCAATTTATCTTCATTGAGTTACCAAAGTTTCCCAAAAGTAGAGAAGAGCAGCTAGAAAATGTAGTAGATCGTTGGCTATTTTTCTTTAAATATGCAGAAGAAACAACTGATGAAGATTTAAGAAAAATAGCAGAAAAATCACCAATAATAAAGCTAGCATATGATGAATTAGATAAGTTCCATTGGAATGAGAAGGACCTATTAGCTTATGAAGAAAGGGTAATGGATTTACAGAAAGAAGCTGCTATCTTGGAACAAAAACTTGATGATGCTAAACATGAAGGCATCCAAATCGGCCATCAAAAAGGTAAAATTGAAGGTAAAATTGAAGTAGCAAAAAACTCGCTCAAGGCCGGTGTTTCTATAGATGTTATAGCTCAAATTACTGGTCTCTCTCATTCTGAAATTTCACAACTCAAAGAAAAAACATAA